The following are encoded together in the Pristis pectinata isolate sPriPec2 chromosome 31, sPriPec2.1.pri, whole genome shotgun sequence genome:
- the swsap1 gene encoding ATPase SWSAP1, translated as MLLGGFQLLRGKLLASEPGSRTGWAAMAGILLQVLGAFGAGDGGGIGGAGDAGGPGGAASPGNTGDPRNAGNPKGSGGPGNPGDPGNTGDPRKTGDPRKTKDPRNIADPRSSVDSGKTADPRNIVDPRNVEDPWSSVDSGMTVDPGKTKDPRKIVDPRSSVDPGKMVYHRNPGDPRNTAGPRSVVDPRIWDSSDMEGCLLLGERSHAKTALLFQAAAAVAGQWGRRVLFLAPRPVQVLPAALLHLEPCSLRRVQFVYPQSAQGLLHAVASLHESPDRLPSLILLDGLDEFLQGCGGQELSRQAALLAALLRDTTAWVNRSLAPSAQCQVIVTLQTLNQKENAADLGLQVIERYFPVKCMMSEQQCHVEGAQIYLVSFSGLMKNDTREACVSQIEEDCTWELLFEDDNISRIHRATRERT; from the exons ATGTTGTTGGGAGGGTTTCAGCTTCTCCGCGGGAAACTGCTTGCGTCTGAACCAGGAAGTAGAACGGGTTGGGCGGCGATGGCTGGAATTTTGCTGCAGGTTCTCGGCGCCTTCGGAGCAGGAGATGGAGGGGGCATCGGAGGTGCCGGGGACGCTGGAGGTCCCGGGGGTGCGGCAAGTCCTGGGAATACTGGAGATCCCCGCAATGCTGGAAATCCCAAGGGTTCCGGAGGTCCCGGGAACCCAGGAGATCCCGGGAACACTGGAGATCCCAGGAAGACTGGAGATCCCAGGAAGACCAAAGACCCCAGGAACATTGCAGATCCCAGGAGTTCTGTCGATTCTGGGAAGACTGCAGATCCCAGGAACATTGTAGACCCCAGGAATGTTGAAGATCCCTGGAGTTCTGTAGATTCCGGGATGACTGTAGATCCTGGGAAGACCAAAGATCCCAGGAAAATTGTAGATCCCAGGAGTTCTGTAGATCCTGGGAAGATGGTGTATCACAGGAACCCAGGAGATCCCAGGAACACTGCAGGTCCCAGGAGTGTGGTAGATCCCAGGATCTGGGACAGCTCGGACATGGAGGGCTGCCTGCTGCTGGGGGAGAGGTCCCACGCCAAGACCGCCCTCCTGTTCCAGGCGGCAGCTGCGGTTGCTGGTCAGTGGGGGCGGCGGGTGCTCTTCCTCGCCCCCCGCCCCGTCCAGGTGCTGCCAGCGGCACTGCTGCACCTGGAGCCCTGCAGCTTGCGCAGGGTGCAGTTCGTGTACCCTCAGTCAGCGCAGGGGCTGCTGCATGCCGTGGCATCTCTGCACGAGAGCCCAGACAGGCTACCCTCCCTCATCCTGCTGGACGGCCTCGATGAGTTCCTGCAGGGATGTGGCGGCCAGGAGCTGAGCAGGCAGGCGGctcttctcgctgccttgctACGGGACACCACTGCCTGGGTCAACAGGAGCCTTGCACCCAGCGCCCAGTGCCAGGTCATTGTAACCCTGCAG ACGCTGAATCAGAAGGAGAATGCAGCAGATCTGGGCCTCCAGGTGATCGAGCGATACTTCCCGGTGAAGTGCATGATGAGTGAGCAGCAATGCCACGTGGAAGGGGCTCAGATTTACCTCGTTTCTTTCTCTGGATTGATGAAGAACGACACCAGAGAGGCGTGTGTTTCTCAGATCGAGGAGGACTGCACCTGGGAACTGCTTTTTGAGGATGATAACATCTCAAGAATCCACCGTGCAACAAGAGAGAGAACCTGA